From the genome of Branchiostoma floridae strain S238N-H82 chromosome 8, Bfl_VNyyK, whole genome shotgun sequence:
CGTATTCCTTTTGGCACAGTTGAGTAAGTTGGCTTATTTTGTAAGTACCATTGATTCCAGTCAGATGAAGTGTGGCAAATAGACTTTACTAGTTCTCGTCCATGGTGGTAAACGGACTTTTAGGAGTCTCACTCTCCTCGCTCTTGTACTGGAGCGACCTAAAGTCTAAACTAGGGAGGATTTGACGCAAACACTTTCTCAACTCTCACCGTAACATCAAGGCTAAAACAAGGTGGATTTCCAAGTTTACATTCTCTTTATTCGGAACTCCGTACGATGTGTAACATTGTTCAACATCAAAGGCACGACGGAATACAACTGAGCATCAAGGCATGAAACCAACACAATTCACATTGTCAATCTTAAACCTGGAATCTCTAACGAAGGGGACCCTCCCAAAACAAAGCGAATTTAGTTACAACAGCGCTCATCAGAAGATAGAACCGGCAACTCTTACCAGAGTGATCAGTAGCTTGGAAGAGATGACCCGAATCTGTCTGAGATAGACAGTAAACGCGAAATACACTAGTTACTTTAACGGATGAGTCAGAATGTGCAGTCCGCCTCAGAAGAGCTCTCGGTGCCGCCCGACCGCCCGCCCGCAGGCGGGCGATCCGACGGAGCCAACCGTCTGGAGAAGGTCTTCAGGAGAGAGTCGAATCAGAAGAACGAGATCGAAGAAAAGCGAGGAACCCTCGTTTTTAGCTCCAAGCTAGCATCTAATTTAGGAGGAAGCCAAACAGAATGTCTTATGATTGGACAGGAGTTTAAATTGAGGGCGGTGACACGCTGACTCATTTACATGTGTGACGTCATACAAGGAAGAAACTTTATGTAACGATCAGGGGGAGTTCCGTTAAAGACGGGGGAAGCTCCATCCAGGGGCGATTCACTAACTAAAGGTAATGGGCTTAAAGTAAAATCTGCTACAGAAGGACAACGGATGAGGATTTGAACCCACCAACTCTACGTCCAGACGCTGAGTTCTAAACTTTAAACTGTGTCATTAGAACCAGGATCCTGTGTCAttaatgatcatgatgatgaaatTTTCCACAGGAAACCAAAATGTCCCACAAGAGGCCACACCCATCGCCACGGCAACCGTATCCCAAGCAACACAGCAACAAGCCCCGCCCGCGGAGACAGCAGTTCACCCAAGACGTCTGGGACGAGACGGAGCGACTCTTCAGCAAGACGTTCTCCTTCCAGAAACCCGAGGATGACCCATGGCGCCTTCCTCCCGCCAAGGTTTTCTTCACCAATCAGAACCAGCCGTTTCCTCAGCTCTTAGAGATGAAGGAGGAACTCAacagggtcaaaggtcagtgcCTGTGTTGCTCTATGCAATCATCATAGAGTGATGTTGGTGCTTGGGAAAGGTCCATTCTTGTTTCCACTCCAAAAATTAGATatctttccttcctttctttctccgTCCTGTCTTGTCGTTACTCTGTGTGTACGGTCATGATAGCGTCTTGAGCATCATATGAGGGACATTTGCATTGATCCTTATGAAGTGACTACCTTGACTTGTTCaacagtttttttcttgtcagatgtttttgtatttattgaattcttctgccagttcattctagtgacactgaagaagagtgataaCTGTCTTGAAGTAATTCTCTATTTCTTATCCAGTTGTGACGAGTGAATTGTCTTTGTTTATtgattacctggatatctagaTAGCCTTCATAGATGTGTATTGACCATCCTAATTGTGTCTTTTAAAATGATAAAGGCTAAGACTTGAAGTAGTGGACCATTTCTCCCTCCTGTAGGTCTTCTGAGTGACAAAGAGATCCGCAGCTGGCACGAGCACACGAACCAGACGAACCGCGCCGGGAAAGTCATCTCTCATCTCAAGCAGACCATCCATCCACAGCTCTGCACACAGGTTAGGcatgtttttatatctttactagTAAGTTAgtattaggccataccaattcaaGTTGTTGGGTCTCACACATTTTTACGTCAAATTTTAGAAAGAGTAGCCTAGGCCTGGAGTGCAGTCTTGTTGTGTTTTTAGTAGCTCCACAAAGCTTCCTTAGGGAATGGCACAACAAGGTTGAACTCCAGGCTATAGGGAGAGGGCGTCATGAAAACAATACATCTGACTCTGTTCGCTGAGTCTCCCTGAAGCTGTGTATACCAAGGTCTAGGCTTTTCCCTTGGAGTTAGACCCTGTCTTTATGTTTATAttccataatttttttcaaagaaccAACAAGAAAACATGCATCTTactattatatacatgtattttaaccCCTGAAACTGTGAGTGCCAAAGTACAGCCCTCATGACTCTGTTTTAACCCTTGAACTGCcaatcccggatatatccggcatatatacatgccctgtgtgccatgCCCGAATATATCCTAGTACTAGTACGTACTAATATTCCCCtcaaagtagcagctttgcgggCACGTAGCACACAAACCCCGAAAGTTAGGGACTTCAGCCTTATTTGGGGGGTCCTTTTTGGAGGTCAGTGGCCAACCCTGTCACTGATAGCATTGtgtagggctgaaactctgcaactggcagtttaagggttaaatatttcaataattgcattattttgaaaatcaaagaACTGCAAATAAGATTAGTGTGGACTTTAAGAATTCCTTTTCTGCACGCAGGCTTGGTGCAAGTTCCATGAGATCGTCTCCACGTTCCCGATTGTGTCGGACGCGGCGGTGGAAAGCGGCGTGTTCAACAGCGTGCACGTGTGTGAGGCGCCCGGCGCCTTCATCACCAGTCTGAACCACTTCCTGGCCAACTGGAGGGTCAACTGCGAATGGAACTGGGTCGGGAACTCGCTCAATCCTTACTATGAGGGCAATGACCTTGAGCACACGATAGACGATGACAGGTAAGGGTGTGATCTTATCATTtagttgtttttggtttgtctttTCGTTAAAGGCTAGGAGCACTGCACCCCCATACCCTGGGGAGTAAACTGTAGATCCGCTGACAAactctgattgaccagggatactatactaggtcacatgtggccacagtcttcaactgtgacctgtctgacagtaatttcACCCCCTCAGAAAGCCTTAGAATGCCACTCATTGAAAAAACTTTCTGAAACTCCACACCCTGGAAGAGGGTCCCCCTTCTGCACTATGCCCCCACTTAGTTACTCTGCTCCCgtcacaatttttttctctaaaaaaaCCCCaagttatcatttatcattggaAAATCAACACATTCAATTCAAGTGTCCAAATTATATATGTGTGCATTTTATCCCATTTCCCCCAGGTTCATCTTTGGCACTCTGTCCAACTGGCATTTCGGAGCTGACAACACAGGAGACATCATGAGCACAGAGAACCTCCGACATCTTAAGACTTTTGTGGCAGACATCCAGCCCATACATTTGGtaagcaaaatacatgtatcaagtgttctttttttcctactttttgtatattttctgtTCTAACTTGTTCTTCTTCAGCTGGAGACCAAAtatgaatgtttattttttaccTGGTATCTGCCATTATGTATGAGAGTATGAGAATATCTTGTaaatgtttatttattgttaatgtttattgtttatgtttACTATAATTCCctaggtgaaaaaaaaatggcagtaTGAACTGTCTCACAGCTgcatttgtttatgtttatgtttattgtttgtgttAATGTTTTCTGTTTCCTAGGTAACAGCGGACGGCAGTATCGACTGTCAGAAGAACCCAGGGGAACAGGAGAGTATAGTCTCACAGCTGCACTACTGTGGTCAGCatgtaaacatttgtttgtgtttattgtttgtgtttatgtttactGTTTCCTAGGTAACAGCGGATGGCAGTATCGACTGTCAGAAGAACCCAGGAGAACAGGAGAGCATAGTGTCCCAGCTGCACTACTGTGAGGTGATCAGCTTGTAAACATTTGTTTACTGTTTATGTTTACTGTTCCTAGGTAACAGTGGACGGCAGTATCGACTGTCAGAAGAACCCAGGGGAACAGGAGAGCATAGTGTCCCAGCTGCACTACTGTGAGGTGGTCAGCTTGTAAACATTTGTTTACTGTTTATGTTTACTGTTTCCTAGGTAACAGCAGACGGCAGCATCGACTGTCAGAGGAACCCAGGTGAACAGGAGAGCATAGTGCCCCAGCTGCACTAGTACTGTAAACATTTGTTTATAtttattgtttgtgtttatgtttactGTTCCCTAGGTAACAGCAGATGGCAGTATCGACTGCCAGAAGAACCCAGGTGAACAGGAGAGTATAGTCTCCCAGCTGCACTACTGTGAGGTGGTGAGTGCCCTCCAgctgctgggggaggggggcgccctTGTAGTGAAGAAGTTCACCATGCTGGAGCCATCGTCAGCCTGCCTCATGTACCTGCTCAACTGTGTGTTTCAAGAGGTGGGTGATTTAACAACCCTTGCAAAGCTcggtcatacagtagacacatacagGGACACATTTCTCTagttgtgattccaatgtatgactgaaggatcaACCAGTTACTGTAGTTTTCAGTATTTGATGGTACTGCTGTGTGAGTCCTTGACACGGGTGGGTGGCAGTCGTTGGCACCTTCACACTGCTTTTCCTGGCAGCTCTGTCTTATTGGTTAGGCTATACAACCATCCTTCCATCTAAGTAATGAGTAGAAAAGTAATAAAAGATTGGGTAGATTAGAAAACAAGTGAGTGGCTGGCTGGCtgggatggatgaatgaatttcAAACCATTGTAGATTGTAAAGATTACTTTTCTGTTACCTTCAACCAAGAACGTCCTTGCTTCATCTTGTGCGAGTAACAATGCATGAAATACAGCTTGGAACACTTTACAAGGTAGGACATTGTGAGTATGACAGACTACATCACTGAACAGTTTGTCCCAATTGTTGATTTAGGTTCATGTGTTCAAACCAGCGACCAGTAAGTCCGGGAACTCGGAGGTGTATGTCGTCTGTGTGGGGTACTCTGGACAGGAAACACTGGCTGGGCACATGGACAAACTTATGGAGAACTTTAGTAAGTATGAAGTTTATATAAACACAGCGGGTCATATTAAAAGTGGATGGTTTCCAGACATGTGACATTTCTTAGTTACACATCCATCCACATGATCATCTAGAGAAACTCATGGGAAAATTTTATTAGAAACTTAGGTTATACCAACCCTGATGTCACAACATAAGTTGAACAAGTTCAACTTTCCCAAATTCCTCTATGAAACTCTTAAAACGTTAACAGTAATAATTACATTCAATTTTGTAAGAAGGTTAACTTATCAAAATTGATTTATTTCAAAAGCATGCCTTTATGTGACAACCAAAGATATATAAGTATTACATCAAATATTCATGCATGATGCCTTTGGAATTTTGTCATGTACTTTTTTACATTCTATCAATTAATATCTAGAAATCTTAGATCTTAGGTTTGTATAGATAGTTactacagtggattccaattatttgTATTACacctttttggataattcgggtaatacTATAGAATTACGAAATCCCAAACCGTTTGCCATTCATCCTATTGTTTAAGACATCACAGAATCGGATAACCCGCcatctcaaacttcgggttttggGATAAAATTTCGTAAACTTACATCGAATAAAAATGGGGAAAAATACGCTAACACTTACAAATCGAGGCAAAAAATAACCAACAACGGTTATAACCAACAAAGGttactattatatataatagtcccatagccttagCCATGgagacagtgggttgttatacACTCTGTCTAGGGCACATTATTGGGAAGCAGAGACTGAATAATAAATCAGAAATACAGTGTGTCATGAGCAATTACAAGTGTTAAAGTAACTTGAACTGAAACATTGTAACCCTTGACCTTCCCAGAACCAGCTGGCCATGAGAACGACCTTTTCCCGTGTGAGACCCTCCCCACGACCTTCACCTCCCAGCTGGTCTCCTGCTGCAGGCAGTTCACGGAACTGCAGTGTGAGACCATCCAGGAGAACCTGCGCCTGTTCGACGCGCCGAGCGAGGAAATGGCGGAACACATCCGGCAGGCGCGGGAGTGCTGCGCTCAGGAGTATGTGCACCGGTACCAGCTCCGACCAATCAGGAAGGACGACAGGATTTACACAGAGGTGTGTGCACCTGtggattctctctctctctctctctctcaatggTTCTTGTCCCAAAAAGTTAGGAATCTCACTGTGACTCtctgactctctctctctgactctctctctctctctctctctctctctctctctctgtctctctctctctctctctcttcgtGTATGGCAAAGTTGGTTCAATTGCTCTGCAGTAATTAACAACATAGTCACCatgacagaaaatgaaaataaaatctcTCCATGCAAACAGTAGTAGCAGCTGTCACCCCAAACCTTTTTACATCGGATTCCAACCGACCTTTAATATTCATGGAGGGCTCAGGGTATCTTATCCTTGGTACCTGATATATGCAGCCCCACTGTTGAAAGATGACATGATGTAGGCTGTACAAACGAACTCTTGCTGATGTCACGTGTCTGTAAGGTTATTGTGGCGACCTGTCGTGTCTTGCTTTCTTGGATGAAGACCGTAGTAtgaccattaaaaaaaaattatataatttGTTGCTACTTGACATTGTGAACAAGTTAAAAGCACTTACTTTGATTGTCTTGTTTGTCTCCCCAGGCAGCTACGAGGTCCCAGTTCACCTCTGACCTGAGGAAACAGTTACAGGGCAGCTTCAACGAACGGCAGCAGCTGGCACAGCTACCCTGGGCACAGAAGATACTCCaggacgggggaggggggcagggagCCATGGGTCCTGAGAGAACAACAATAGCTACATTAGAAGTGAGTTTATCATCATATTAAGCAGTAACTGGATTCTAAGTTACAGAAGGCAGGTTTTAATGGAAGGCAACAGCTGGCACGGCTTCCCTGGGCACAGAAGATACTacagggtgggggaggggggcagggagCCATGGGTCCTGAGAGAATAGAAATAGCTACTGTAACATTAGAGGTAAATTTAGCATATTATTAAGCATTATAACTGGACATGCCGCAAATATATAATAAAgtattccagtgctgaattaATGGTCGAATTGGCTCTAGCAATTGGCTCTCAGTGCTGAATTGATTTGAACTTCAGCACTGCTTTGTTCTTGTGCTGATTAGCTCTCTCAAGACTGTAGTTACAGTTCGTAACCAAATGcaagcactggttttccagggCAGAACTCCTCTTAGCACTCATGATcagttccagtgctgaagttgGGACGCAGTTCTTAGGTCATTTAGCTGGAAGCcgctgtcagcactggaacaggGTGCTGATGTACAAAATTTATTAGTAGCAGGATCCACAGTGAACTTACTAGATAGAAGTGCTCGtgaacttttcagcactggaagaccaCTCAATGTAAAAACGCCAGTGCGTAACGTAGTGTTCGTGCGTCATAAacactttgtaacttttcttgAAAACCACTTATGATTTGATGATATTTTTTTCCAGGAGCCTGAACCCAACCCAGATGCAGTACAAGACGTGGTGTACCCTGTTGTGGGGAGGGCGGTCAGGAGAATACGCAACTCTCGCTTCTGTGATGTCCACATCCTGGGCCAGTGGAACGAGGCACTGGACAAGGCACAGGTGACAAAACACTGACTCCTCCCTtaccgcgtagcgcagcggcagcgtgtttggctcgggatttagctaggattttataatagggagtccaaacttattggtgagtcgcggtgactattgtagggaggtccgggggcatccgaattccatggtgcagagtttttgatgattttaacttaaaaaagtgcattctaaggtatcccaagaggcaaaaatactgttccagagttcacagtagaagactgtgaccacagatgacctggtagcatcccagAATTCAattcaatcagaatttcatgcttgtcagacgattttctcccCAGGGCGTctaggggcatcaaatttcttgttattctaagaaaagtacGTCCAGATGCTAAAAGCCTGCGGTGAGAGGTCTTGGGTTTGAATCCGGATGccgtgctaccgatcttgtgcccttgggaaaggcgctttacaagactttcctcactttactcaggtgaaaatgagtacttagcttcaactagggccgtccctcggataggacgtaaaatggaggtcccgtgtatggggagagccacacctcacgcacgttaaagaacccccacacatgCGAttgtgcggtgtgcgatggtgcaaaattcttccgtctagaattggtgattctctacaagtcacccggactccaggaagaatagtgacatatcagtcactaatggagatctgtataaccaaaccaaaccaaactttgTTTAAGGGAAGGCAATCTCTGCAACTGAagaagatacattgtatatgaatgaatgaatgaatttattgctcaacaatcgcacagggtacaatgtatggcaattaataacaactaatagctatacagacagtagtactaagaggctacatatatatatagtcatgTACAGAGATTATttctggacgtttcgagtgacatccatcacttttcttcagcatCTGTACACTGGCTGAACAAGTTAGTACTAGATTGAATATAAATTAAAGTATTTTACCCTTCCAGTAAATGTCTTCAACCTACTTTAATTGTTTACTTCGAATTTGGAATGATTTGGGAAAATCAAAGCAAGtatttattttcaaatagaaaagacaaaatacaaGTTAGAATATGTTTAggacaaacctttttttttcaattactgCCATTTTGAATTACAAATTAAAGAATTAAACAATTTGAAAACTGTTGAAACAAGAAGCAGATGGAAAAGCCAATCAGTATAGTATAAAGATTCGAAGCTATGATataaactttttattttatttgtagaGTCAACTTCAATCAAAAGTTCGTCTTGATGACTCTGTGATCCTTAATTTTGCTGTTTCAGATTCTTCTCCCAGAGAATAGACCATTGTTGACAAAGTTGCAAGAAGAATTTATGGAGTCGAGTGAAGAAGAAGCATTCCTTGTCTTGAAGGGACAACAGCTGTCTCAGGTAGGTTAAGACACTTTCACATTGACAAGAAACGTGCTGATCCACTTATGATAAagtaataaaaatattttttctagTTATGAGCAGATGGCTCACAAGTTCATTATCATTGGATACTATTTTCCAGTGACAGCTATACAATCTACCCTGACTTTCAGGAGTGAAGAAGATAAGATAAACATAAAGTTTGAATTTCTAGGTTAAACTGAATATTCCCTTGGTATTTTTCTCCTCAGTCCCTGTTGCCCAAAGTCCTGTGCCTTACCAACTCCAATGTCTTAAAGATGCTCAAACCTTATCTTAGTGCCGGACTGGGGCCAAAGGTGGGTGCAATTTCTTAAAAGACTCAAACAGCATCATTAAGTACCTGGTATGCATCTAAAGCAAATAATATGATTGAACCATTAATGAAGTAAATCATTTTTTATCCtgtaaaattttttttacatgatctTGACATAtttttatgcttttaatgaATAACTTTGAGGGGGATCCATGAAAAGCTAGTAAACATACTAGACATACCTCTGCTCCCCCCTGcgtgttttttttcagtactATCATATTTGTTTTCAATTGTCGAATATGTGCTGAAATCAAATCATCAGTTACTGATATCCATTATGATACTAAGTGAGACATGGTCTCCCTTTCTTTTGAGATACTAGTAGGACAGGGACTTGTACAATGAAAAGCTTTGTGGTTCTTCTGTACTGTTGCATAATTATGAGGAGAagaacagagacagacagacgcatgctgagagagagagagagagagagagagagagagagagagagagagagaaagagagatgcATGATAATTCTATACCTCTTTTTGCAGTTGCTCTGTAAGAATTGCCACTTGTGTTACATTGATGTAATAATTTTCCGCTTTATGGACAGATTTTCAGTGTTGACTCTGACCCAGTGGAGATGTTCCTGGCCCTGAAGGAGGTGACACCTGGTGGAGACGTCTCACCTGTGTCACCTGAGGACAGGACAGGTGTGCTGCAGGACTCCAGGTAAGGAAAGGATTATCTAATTTGTCAAGTGGGTACTTGTGTCAAGTGCCACCTGTTAGTCACAAATATATAGTTAACTGTTTGAATTCTGCCATACATTGCTCACACTAGTGCAAAAGACTGTATGTGAGTGACTGTGTGGATCCAAACGTTAAGTTTTCCCAAATAAGAACATTCAGGCCTGCCAGAGTTAATAGTCATTTATTAAAGAGGACTTAGTCTTAAATAATTTGCAAACACCACCATATCAAAATCATGCGACTGCAGCCttctttgcataatcaaataTTGATTAAAACAAGTTTACAAATTAAAGCTGTCAATATTTCATGCATGTGTGAGGCCTCCAGATGCTTAGCTTACTTCTAAACTGTTGTCGCGTGACATTTAAGCAAACTTGATGAcataacatgtaacgttagttcacctatatctggcgtatggtaacctatatccgttgtacataaaaatagggtatttggggatcgttaagtcgatagaaggtagtttcacattgcaatatcttgaaaatgttaacatttgaaacccacgtcgttgacctgcAATCTCTAAGTactcaattttttaaaacaacgaatttaGGTTACCCATGGATTAAGCTGAACTGGTGTTATATCTTTaaatacgtcaatgaaggttagacatccaggtaataaaaaaTATATGGCATATAATAGTTACTCATGACAAGCAACCGGATTCAGTTGCTTATCTGGAATGAGCAACTATACTAACTGCTATAACTAACTTTGGCATTAATCATCAAATATTTtgataacgctagtttacctttatatgccgggtaacctttatccgttgtgttcGAGAACAGGGTACtacgtagggatatcaagtcgacttaCAAtgcatggtttcaaattgtacatattttgcaagtattgcagtttgaagcctctgtccgtcgacttggtatgcctaaataaaatgtttttaaaagcaacggatataggttaccctgcggataaagacCGTGAACTTATATTCAATAAATCTCTATGCCCTGCATGAtgtaatcattatgataatcTTTAACTTCTTTTAAAAGCATAGCAGGATATATGGCCTCTAACGTCTTGTAAAAATAATGCATGCCTTGAAGTTCCTCATGGCATGTAGAGCATGAACAGTGTTGCAGCCACGCCCCCTAGCGGCAGCACGCTTGCATGGCGGGCGGCCCCGCTCCCTGTAAGACAGAATGGCAAAACTGTTGAGGATACTAGCATCAAATAGTACACACTCTTTGTTATAGGCCACTCCAATCTATTTTTTTGGTTCTCGGATATTAAATTCTTTACAACACTCAgctaaccggtgcaatggccgagtgggtagagtgttcgccttgcattcggtaggtcgtgagttcgatccccggccgagtcataccaaagactttaaaaacatgtacatgctgctttctctgcttagcactcagcattcgggaaagagtatggaagttgaacacacaccactaccagtggactagccccctgctgtagtgattgcgttgtgtggcccaagggctactgaaatagagatgggcgccgc
Proteins encoded in this window:
- the LOC118422002 gene encoding cap-specific mRNA (nucleoside-2'-O-)-methyltransferase 2-like, with translation MSHKRPHPSPRQPYPKQHSNKPRPRRQQFTQDVWDETERLFSKTFSFQKPEDDPWRLPPAKVFFTNQNQPFPQLLEMKEELNRVKGLLSDKEIRSWHEHTNQTNRAGKVISHLKQTIHPQLCTQAWCKFHEIVSTFPIVSDAAVESGVFNSVHVCEAPGAFITSLNHFLANWRVNCEWNWVGNSLNPYYEGNDLEHTIDDDRFIFGTLSNWHFGADNTGDIMSTENLRHLKTFVADIQPIHLVTADGSIDCQKNPGEQESIVSQLHYCEVVSALQLLGEGGALVVKKFTMLEPSSACLMYLLNCVFQEVHVFKPATSKSGNSEVYVVCVGYSGQETLAGHMDKLMENFKPAGHENDLFPCETLPTTFTSQLVSCCRQFTELQCETIQENLRLFDAPSEEMAEHIRQARECCAQEYVHRYQLRPIRKDDRIYTEAATRSQFTSDLRKQLQGSFNERQQLAQLPWAQKILQDGGGGQGAMGPERTTIATLEVSLSSY